DNA from Nitrospina gracilis Nb-211:
CGGAGAACACGATGGCGTGCGGCACGCCGGTATTGACGCTGTCCACCTTGTAGTGAACGCCTTCGAATTCGATGTCCAGCCCTTCCTGCAAATGCTCCGGCGGCGTCAGTTTCACCTTCACCAAAGGCCCGTTGACCTCGGCGCTGATGATGCCCGCCACCGTCTCGAAGGTGTGCGCCTGGGGAGCGATGCCTTTCTCGAACGCGTAGCGCGCCACACAGCGGCCGCCATTGCCGCACATTTCCGCGGAAGAGCCGTCGCTGTTGTAAAAATCCCACCTGTAGTCGGCGCGGTCCGTGTTTTCGATGAAGATCACCCCGTCGGCGCCGACGGAATCTTTCACGCGGCAGACTTTCTTCACGAAATCGCGCTTGATGGTATCCGCCACCACGCCTTCGCGGTTGTCGATAATGACGAAGTCGTTGCCGCTTCCACTCATTTTGGTGAAGGGAATGTTCATCCGGAAACCTTGCAAAAGGGTTGTTTCATTTAGGATGC
Protein-coding regions in this window:
- the dapF gene encoding diaminopimelate epimerase, with the translated sequence MNIPFTKMSGSGNDFVIIDNREGVVADTIKRDFVKKVCRVKDSVGADGVIFIENTDRADYRWDFYNSDGSSAEMCGNGGRCVARYAFEKGIAPQAHTFETVAGIISAEVNGPLVKVKLTPPEHLQEGLDIEFEGVHYKVDSVNTGVPHAIVFSEDVEKEDVTTVGRDIRYHTVFAPAGTNVDLVQRQKGGLKVRTYERGVEGETLACGTGVVASALIASKRFEIPSPVQVETRGGEVLKVHIEPNDNGLPTVYLEGLTKLTFEGHIVEL